One segment of Nocardioides sp. QY071 DNA contains the following:
- a CDS encoding serine/threonine-protein kinase translates to MQQPPQIPGFHFVDLVGEGGFADVFRYQQELPTRQVAIKVLRSGSDAASIELFRAEANVMAQLSNHPSIVPIYQAGVSSDGRAFLVMEYCPPPHVAQRYRAQPLAVAEVLDIGVKIASAVETAHRAGILHRDIKPHNILTSTFGVPLLTDFGIASVVGETGAGAQGLSIPWSPPESLAADSHDVRSDVYSLAATLYSLLIGHPPFERRDAANDNASLMTRIERGQLTPLRRPDVPASLVDVLRRAMSVEIERRPVSAMVLGRQLQDVQIELRQSPTRLEVMDASPSALGEEHPNDARTLVRPVSVIIPAAVHERLGPLQPGADEDTLNPGHSGHSGHSGHAAHSGHRGTTGGRSARRTGPQRSEARRLGVPARIGIGVVAAILLGAVGYALLAGSAGDDKGKDGTLRGEDPPDPVELLDRPDPPVVTKAGKGIRWTFTWAPADPRKGDEFKVLLSGDGVEPAPPEYTDATSKTLTVKRNATVCVQVALSREGGQTSALSKVECVTGR, encoded by the coding sequence ATGCAGCAGCCACCGCAGATCCCCGGCTTCCACTTCGTCGACCTCGTCGGCGAAGGCGGCTTCGCCGACGTGTTCCGCTACCAGCAGGAGCTGCCGACCCGCCAGGTCGCGATCAAGGTGCTGCGCAGCGGCAGCGACGCCGCGTCGATCGAGCTGTTCCGCGCCGAGGCCAACGTGATGGCCCAGCTGTCCAACCACCCCTCGATCGTGCCGATCTACCAGGCCGGGGTGAGCTCGGACGGCCGGGCGTTCCTGGTCATGGAGTACTGCCCGCCGCCCCACGTCGCGCAGCGCTACCGGGCCCAGCCGCTCGCCGTCGCCGAGGTCCTCGACATCGGCGTCAAGATCGCCAGTGCCGTCGAGACCGCCCACCGGGCCGGCATCCTGCACCGCGACATCAAGCCCCACAACATCTTGACCAGCACCTTCGGCGTGCCGCTGCTCACCGACTTCGGCATCGCCTCGGTGGTGGGGGAGACCGGTGCCGGCGCCCAGGGCCTCTCGATCCCTTGGTCGCCGCCCGAGTCGCTGGCCGCCGACAGCCACGACGTGCGCAGCGACGTCTACTCGCTGGCCGCGACCCTCTACTCGCTGCTCATCGGGCACCCGCCGTTCGAGCGCCGCGACGCCGCCAACGACAACGCCTCCCTGATGACCCGGATCGAGCGCGGCCAGCTCACGCCGCTGCGCCGCCCCGACGTGCCGGCATCCCTGGTCGACGTGCTGCGGCGGGCGATGTCCGTCGAGATCGAGCGCCGCCCCGTCTCGGCGATGGTGCTGGGCCGCCAGCTCCAGGACGTGCAGATCGAGCTGCGGCAGTCGCCGACCCGGCTCGAGGTGATGGACGCCTCGCCGTCCGCGCTCGGCGAGGAGCACCCCAACGACGCCCGGACCCTGGTCCGGCCGGTCTCGGTGATCATCCCGGCGGCGGTGCACGAGCGGCTCGGTCCGCTGCAGCCCGGCGCCGACGAGGACACCCTCAACCCGGGCCACTCCGGCCATTCCGGGCACTCCGGGCACGCCGCGCACTCCGGACACCGCGGCACGACCGGCGGCCGGTCCGCCCGCCGCACGGGTCCGCAGCGCTCCGAGGCCCGCCGCCTCGGCGTACCCGCCCGGATCGGCATCGGCGTGGTCGCGGCGATCCTCCTCGGTGCGGTCGGCTACGCGCTGCTCGCGGGCAGTGCCGGCGACGACAAGGGCAAGGACGGGACCCTGCGCGGCGAGGACCCGCCCGACCCGGTCGAGCTGCTGGACCGCCCGGACCCACCGGTCGTGACCAAGGCCGGCAAGGGCATCCGGTGGACCTTCACCTGGGCGCCCGCCGATCCCCGCAAGGGCGACGAGTTCAAGGTGCTGCTCTCCGGTGACGGCGTGGAGCCGGCGCCCCCGGAGTACACCGACGCCACCAGCAAGACGCTCACCGTCAAGCGCAACGCGACGGTGTGCGTCCAGGTGGCGCTCTCCCGCGAGGGCGGCCAGACCTCCGCCCTCTCCAAGGTCGAATGCGTGACGGGCAGATGA
- a CDS encoding FHA domain-containing protein — protein sequence MTSYLPGELATLVTDEGVVVSTPDRLAEVAALRERDLEAPTVVEVLSRGDLRALPEFAAVRLDGTEARILVRGGLVVRVDGFAVDGRDATMWTEATATLSPGAVVEVAPLGAPAAGPELPLAGGVVRSAGVTWRPVLCGTSAPVPAAAPTPPPPPAAPAAPHAPASEYTVVRGSQRPAVPPPAGPDAPTTPPPSAPPSAPPSAPPPAWQPTGTVDPSPEHDGRTITPAQLQALRAAAAPGAAPHGTPPGAPPSAPPPTLRLPSVPVRPSVALALSTGRVVPVRRRVLIGRSPRIQQVGGSQNLPALVTVDDPYVSSTHLEVSADGGRVTVTDMSTNGTLLARQGRVPVPLDRGVVTEVALGDVLTLSKGLTATVVPAPDEV from the coding sequence ATGACCAGCTACCTGCCGGGCGAGCTCGCCACCCTCGTCACCGACGAGGGGGTCGTGGTCTCCACCCCGGACCGGCTCGCCGAGGTGGCCGCGCTGCGCGAGCGCGACCTCGAGGCGCCGACGGTCGTGGAGGTGCTCTCGCGCGGCGACCTGCGCGCCCTGCCCGAGTTCGCCGCGGTGCGCCTCGACGGCACGGAGGCCCGGATCCTGGTTCGCGGCGGCCTGGTCGTGCGGGTCGACGGGTTCGCCGTCGACGGCCGCGACGCGACCATGTGGACCGAGGCCACGGCCACGCTGAGCCCCGGCGCAGTGGTCGAGGTCGCCCCGCTCGGCGCGCCGGCTGCCGGTCCCGAGCTGCCGCTCGCCGGTGGCGTGGTCCGCAGCGCCGGGGTGACCTGGCGCCCGGTGCTCTGCGGCACCTCCGCCCCGGTTCCCGCCGCCGCTCCCACGCCGCCCCCGCCGCCGGCCGCGCCCGCCGCACCGCACGCCCCCGCGTCGGAGTACACCGTCGTGCGCGGCAGCCAGCGCCCCGCCGTACCCCCTCCGGCCGGGCCGGACGCCCCGACCACCCCGCCGCCCTCGGCCCCGCCCTCGGCCCCGCCCTCGGCCCCGCCGCCGGCATGGCAGCCGACGGGCACGGTCGACCCCTCGCCCGAGCACGACGGCCGCACGATCACCCCCGCCCAGCTGCAGGCCCTGCGCGCCGCCGCGGCGCCGGGTGCGGCCCCGCACGGCACTCCGCCGGGCGCCCCGCCCAGCGCCCCGCCGCCCACCCTGCGCCTGCCGTCGGTGCCGGTCCGTCCCTCGGTGGCCCTCGCCCTCTCGACCGGCCGGGTGGTCCCCGTGCGGCGCCGGGTCCTCATCGGCCGCAGCCCCCGCATCCAGCAGGTCGGGGGCAGCCAGAACCTCCCGGCCCTGGTCACCGTGGACGACCCCTACGTGTCCAGCACCCACCTGGAGGTTTCCGCCGACGGCGGCCGGGTGACCGTGACCGACATGTCCACCAACGGCACGCTGCTCGCCCGCCAGGGCCGCGTCCCCGTCCCGCTCGACCGCGGTGTGGTGACCGAGGTCGCCCTCGGCGACGTGCTGACCCTGTCCAAGGGCCTGACCGCGACCGTCGTCCCCGCCCCGGACGAGGTCTGA
- a CDS encoding protein phosphatase 2C domain-containing protein, which produces MGQVRVNATGAESWSSPGQATRLVHAAGTHPGRVRQVNEDSSLVAPPLFLVADGMGGYARGDVASRLVVESFESLASLHEVQPADVEAAIATAQTRVASLAAEFSSAPGSTLVTAAYVLEDGRGYWLLANIGDSRAYTYAGGVLEQISKDHSVVQELIDAGHLTRDEAIGHPERHVVTRAIGALTTSEADFALIPAEPGSRLLLCSDGLTSELSDTAILHILSEGMAPDRTVLTLVDAAVAAGGHDNVTVVVVDVEGVGVTAPAAEHTAPGRQGGR; this is translated from the coding sequence GTGGGACAGGTGCGGGTCAACGCGACGGGAGCGGAGTCCTGGTCGTCGCCAGGGCAGGCCACGCGTCTCGTGCACGCCGCGGGCACCCATCCGGGCCGGGTCCGCCAGGTCAACGAGGACTCCTCGCTGGTCGCGCCGCCGCTCTTCCTGGTCGCCGACGGCATGGGCGGCTACGCCCGCGGCGACGTCGCGAGCCGCCTGGTCGTCGAGTCCTTCGAGTCGCTCGCCAGCCTCCACGAGGTGCAGCCGGCCGACGTCGAGGCCGCCATCGCCACCGCGCAGACCCGGGTCGCCTCGCTGGCCGCCGAGTTCAGCTCCGCGCCGGGCTCCACGCTGGTCACGGCGGCCTACGTCCTCGAGGACGGGCGCGGCTACTGGCTGCTGGCCAACATCGGCGACTCCCGGGCCTACACGTACGCCGGCGGCGTCCTCGAGCAGATCTCCAAGGACCACTCGGTCGTCCAGGAGCTGATCGACGCGGGCCACCTCACCCGCGACGAGGCCATCGGCCACCCCGAGCGGCACGTCGTGACCCGCGCGATCGGCGCGCTGACCACCTCGGAGGCCGACTTCGCGCTGATCCCCGCCGAGCCCGGCTCGCGGTTGCTGCTGTGCTCCGACGGCCTCACCTCGGAGCTGTCCGACACCGCGATCCTGCACATCCTGTCCGAGGGCATGGCTCCCGACCGGACCGTGCTGACCCTCGTCGACGCGGCGGTCGCGGCCGGAGGCCACGACAACGTCACCGTGGTCGTCGTGGACGTCGAGGGCGTCGGTGTCACCGCGCCCGCCGCCGAGCACACCGCCCCCGGCCGACAGGGCGGCCGATGA
- a CDS encoding FKBP-type peptidyl-prolyl cis-trans isomerase, which translates to MSQKPEIDFVDPTPPTDLVITDLTVGDGDEATAGSTVSVHYVGVALSSGEEFDASYNRGTPLQFRLGIGQVIQGWDTGVQGMKVGGRRQLVIPPHLGYGDRGAGGVIKPGETLIFVVDLLGVS; encoded by the coding sequence ATGAGCCAGAAGCCCGAGATCGACTTCGTCGACCCCACCCCGCCCACCGACCTCGTGATCACCGACCTCACGGTCGGCGACGGTGACGAGGCCACCGCCGGCAGCACCGTGTCGGTCCACTACGTCGGCGTCGCCCTGTCCAGCGGCGAGGAGTTCGACGCGTCGTACAACCGCGGCACCCCGCTCCAGTTCCGCCTCGGCATCGGCCAGGTCATCCAGGGCTGGGACACCGGCGTGCAGGGCATGAAGGTCGGCGGCCGCCGCCAGCTGGTCATCCCGCCGCACCTCGGGTACGGCGACCGCGGCGCCGGCGGCGTCATCAAGCCCGGCGAGACGCTGATCTTCGTGGTCGACCTGCTCGGCGTCAGCTGA
- a CDS encoding RNA-binding S4 domain-containing protein, producing MFGRRRKESQSAGPVPVDVPIRDESIRLGQFLKLANLVDSGAEAKPVIADGLVKVNGEVDTRRGRQLHVGDVVELQGQAARVAHGDVPDNLPW from the coding sequence ATGTTCGGACGCAGGCGCAAGGAGTCGCAGTCGGCGGGCCCGGTGCCCGTCGACGTCCCGATCCGCGACGAGTCGATCCGGCTCGGTCAGTTCCTCAAGCTCGCCAACCTGGTCGACTCCGGTGCCGAGGCCAAGCCGGTGATCGCCGACGGGCTGGTCAAGGTCAACGGCGAGGTCGACACCCGCCGGGGGCGTCAGCTCCACGTCGGGGACGTCGTGGAGCTGCAAGGGCAGGCTGCCCGGGTCGCCCACGGCGACGTACCGGACAACCTGCCCTGGTGA
- a CDS encoding DUF445 domain-containing protein, producing MSGPLIPSDPTTDAVRRSALRRMRTVAVSLLLLAAAVYVATLRKDGVWGYVNAGAEASMVGAIADWFAVTALFKHPLGLPIPHTALVPKRKDDLGKGLEQFVGENFLQEDIIRERVLGVQIAQRVGDWLAVPANAERVVTEGSEIAALALGKVRDDHIEALVTEALVPRFREEPIAPLLGGLLAEAIRDDLHHGLVDLMLEEMHGWLLANPDTVHDVLGERAPWWAPDSVNTYVINRLHLEMVRWLTEIRDRPDHRARRALDSMLGQLADDLLSNPATQERAERLKDRVLDHPAVIASAISLWQALRKALLSSLGDPQGAVRRRLLVEVDGASARLRSDAALRERLDKMAADAAVFAVDRYGAELTAVITHTIERWDGKEAARRIELHVGRDLQFIRINGTIVGGLVGVLIHTISVVLH from the coding sequence GTGTCCGGCCCGCTGATCCCGTCCGACCCGACGACCGATGCCGTGCGCCGCAGCGCGCTGCGCAGGATGCGCACGGTCGCCGTGTCGCTGCTGCTGCTCGCCGCCGCGGTCTACGTCGCCACTCTGCGCAAGGACGGCGTGTGGGGCTACGTCAACGCCGGGGCGGAGGCCTCGATGGTCGGTGCGATCGCGGACTGGTTCGCGGTGACCGCGCTGTTCAAGCACCCGCTCGGTCTGCCGATCCCGCACACCGCGCTCGTGCCCAAGCGCAAGGACGACCTCGGCAAGGGGCTCGAGCAGTTCGTGGGGGAGAACTTCCTCCAGGAGGACATCATCCGCGAGCGCGTCCTCGGCGTGCAGATCGCGCAACGGGTCGGGGACTGGCTCGCCGTACCCGCCAACGCCGAGCGGGTGGTCACCGAGGGCTCCGAGATCGCCGCGCTCGCCCTCGGCAAGGTCCGCGACGACCACATCGAGGCGTTGGTGACCGAGGCGCTGGTGCCGCGGTTCCGCGAGGAGCCGATCGCCCCGCTGCTCGGCGGGCTGCTCGCCGAGGCGATCCGCGACGACCTCCACCACGGCCTGGTCGACCTGATGCTCGAGGAGATGCACGGCTGGCTGCTCGCCAACCCCGACACCGTCCACGACGTGCTGGGGGAGCGGGCACCCTGGTGGGCGCCCGACTCGGTCAACACCTACGTCATCAACCGGCTGCACCTCGAGATGGTCCGCTGGCTCACCGAGATCCGCGACAGGCCCGACCACCGGGCCCGGCGCGCGCTCGACTCGATGCTCGGCCAGCTCGCCGACGACCTGCTGTCCAACCCGGCCACCCAGGAGCGCGCCGAGCGGCTCAAGGACCGGGTCCTCGACCACCCGGCCGTCATCGCCAGCGCCATCTCGCTGTGGCAGGCGCTGCGCAAGGCGCTGCTCAGCTCGCTCGGCGACCCGCAGGGCGCCGTACGCCGCCGGCTGCTCGTCGAGGTCGACGGCGCCTCCGCCCGCCTGCGCTCGGACGCGGCGCTGCGCGAGCGGCTCGACAAGATGGCGGCCGACGCCGCGGTCTTCGCCGTCGACAGGTACGGCGCCGAGCTGACCGCCGTCATCACCCACACCATCGAGCGGTGGGACGGCAAGGAGGCCGCCCGGCGCATCGAGCTGCATGTCGGCCGCGACCTGCAGTTCATCCGGATCAACGGCACCATCGTGGGCGGCCTGGTGGGGGTCCTGATCCACACGATCTCGGTGGTGCTTCACTGA
- a CDS encoding MFS transporter — protein sequence MTATSSAPATGASGPGTTQSAPRSALLVVAVLCFGGLTASLTQTMVIPIQGELGRLLHTSEANASWVVTATLVAAAVAMPIAGRLADLYGKQRVLVISALVLVLGSLICALSGSLAPMLAGRLLQGCAMGFVPVGIALLREVTPPRLTATAMAAMSATLGVGGAVGLPLSAWIVQDFSWHTLFWVSTGLAAVVALAVVLLVPHVRDAVPGGFDVVGAVGLAVGLVALLVAVSKGNEWGWTDGRTLGLLVAAVVVLLAWGGYELRTTDPLCDLRTTARRPVLLTNLSAIAIGFGMMAQAIVIPRLLQSPAATGYGLGQSLLETGLWMAPGGVVMMVFSPVSGRLIRVIGARATLMIGGTVLGLGYLFALFLMDAAWQMMIATCITSAGVGIGYAAMPTLILESVPLAEAGSAVGINGLVRSIGTSVSSAAMAAVLTASTLDLGGYALPTEKAFAICFGVGAAAAFAGVLLAAAVPRRRHSSSL from the coding sequence GCCCCCCGCTCCGCGCTGCTCGTCGTGGCCGTGCTCTGCTTCGGCGGCCTCACCGCCTCGCTCACCCAGACCATGGTGATCCCGATCCAGGGCGAGCTCGGCCGGCTGCTGCACACCAGCGAGGCCAACGCCTCGTGGGTGGTCACCGCGACCCTGGTCGCCGCGGCCGTCGCGATGCCGATCGCGGGCCGGCTCGCCGACCTGTACGGCAAGCAGCGCGTGCTGGTCATCAGCGCGCTGGTGCTGGTGCTCGGCTCGCTGATCTGCGCCCTCAGCGGGAGCCTGGCGCCGATGCTCGCCGGCCGTCTGCTGCAGGGCTGTGCCATGGGCTTCGTGCCGGTCGGCATCGCGCTGCTGCGCGAGGTCACCCCGCCGCGGCTCACCGCCACGGCGATGGCCGCGATGAGCGCCACGCTCGGCGTCGGGGGCGCGGTCGGGCTGCCGCTGTCCGCGTGGATCGTCCAGGACTTCAGCTGGCACACCCTGTTCTGGGTCTCCACGGGCCTGGCCGCCGTCGTCGCGCTGGCCGTGGTCCTGCTCGTGCCGCACGTGCGCGACGCGGTGCCCGGCGGGTTCGACGTGGTCGGCGCCGTCGGCCTGGCCGTCGGGCTGGTCGCGCTGCTCGTCGCCGTCTCGAAGGGCAACGAGTGGGGCTGGACCGACGGCCGTACCCTCGGCCTGCTCGTCGCCGCGGTCGTCGTGCTGCTCGCCTGGGGCGGCTACGAGCTGCGCACGACAGACCCGCTGTGCGACCTGCGCACCACCGCCCGCCGCCCCGTCCTGCTCACCAACCTCTCCGCCATCGCCATCGGGTTCGGCATGATGGCCCAGGCGATCGTCATCCCGCGGCTGCTGCAGTCGCCGGCCGCGACCGGCTACGGCCTCGGCCAGAGCCTGCTCGAGACCGGCCTGTGGATGGCACCCGGCGGCGTCGTGATGATGGTCTTCTCGCCCGTCTCCGGTCGCCTGATCCGGGTCATCGGCGCCCGGGCGACGCTGATGATCGGCGGCACCGTGCTCGGCCTGGGCTACCTGTTCGCCCTCTTCCTGATGGACGCCGCCTGGCAGATGATGATCGCCACCTGCATCACCTCGGCCGGCGTCGGCATCGGGTACGCCGCCATGCCGACCCTGATCCTCGAGTCCGTGCCGCTCGCCGAGGCCGGCTCGGCGGTCGGCATCAACGGGCTCGTCCGCTCCATCGGCACCAGCGTGTCGTCGGCCGCGATGGCGGCCGTCCTGACCGCCTCGACCCTCGACCTGGGCGGCTACGCGCTGCCCACCGAGAAGGCCTTCGCGATCTGCTTCGGGGTGGGTGCGGCGGCGGCGTTCGCCGGCGTCCTCCTCGCGGCCGCCGTCCCGCGCCGGCGCCACTCGAGCAGCCTTTGA